A stretch of the Sphingosinithalassobacter tenebrarum genome encodes the following:
- a CDS encoding error-prone DNA polymerase — MSAPETGYAELAAATNFSFLRGASTPREMVETALALGHAGIGIADRNTVAGVVRAHVALRDLREAAAEQEQTLPDFRLVVGARLAFADGTPDILAYPMTRHGWGRLTRLLTTGNRRAQKGDCILRIEDLLHFHQDLLLIVMPPATRETLQILNAIFANRLWLGAVMPRGGRDARELAAARELATANGLPLIALNDTFYATPEARPLHDILTATRLKTTVQAAGRSLAANAERHLKSPREMARLFAAAPEALAEIPGFLARIAFTLDDLRYEYPHEPVPPGYTPQGWLTELVHTHAAQQWPEGMPPKLAALIDEELGIIGEANYAAYFLTVHDIVRFAQSQGILCQGRGSAANSAVCYVLGITAVDPAEHNLLFSRFISPERKEPPDIDVDFEHERREEVMQYVYKRYGRHRAGIAATVIHYRPRSAVREVGKALGLSEDVTTRLASMVWGSYASQYERERVVEAGLDPDNPEIARVNHFVGAILNFPRHLSQHVGGFVLTQDRLDETVPIHNAAMEDRTFIEWDKDDIDALGLMKVDVLALGMLTCIRKAFELIDGVRRPAQYAPTSVCAEPVEGQTGRGAGKFRGEARPLTLQNIPDHALDVYEMLQKGDSIGVFQVESRAQMNMLPRLRPEEFYDLVIQVAIVRPGPIQGDMVHPYLRRRQGREKVDFPSPNPPHDPNELRALLGKTLGVPLFQEQAMKLAIAAAEFTPSEANQLRRAMATFRNLGSIEVFRDKMVEGMVRRGYERDFAERCFKQIEGFGSYGFPESHAIAFGRLVWVSAYLKCRYPAVFAAALLNSQPMGFYAPAQIVRDAREHGVEVRAIDINHSHWDNSIEDGPKGDALRLGFRQITGFKQDWADAIAATRPNGSIEQLARAAHLPQRALRLLADADALRSIGLDRREGLWEARRTPPDELPLFAASKARELGQEPEAALPAMPLSEQVAADYQTTRLSLKAHPMSFLRPVFEAERVLPCAALAQAKGGMRAKVAGVVLVRQRPGKGNAVFVTLEDEGGICNVVIWARLFERYRRQIMASRLMLVEGEVQKSPEGVIHLMAQRVHDRTGELARLSETHQPQVQLSRADVFQNPQHPRNVRILPRSRDFH, encoded by the coding sequence ATGAGCGCCCCGGAAACCGGCTATGCCGAACTCGCCGCCGCGACCAACTTCTCCTTCCTGCGCGGGGCAAGCACGCCGCGCGAGATGGTCGAGACAGCGCTGGCGCTGGGCCATGCCGGTATCGGCATTGCCGATCGCAATACGGTAGCAGGCGTCGTCCGCGCGCATGTCGCGCTGCGTGACTTGCGCGAGGCGGCGGCGGAGCAGGAGCAGACACTGCCCGATTTCCGGCTGGTGGTCGGCGCGCGCCTCGCCTTTGCCGACGGCACGCCCGATATTCTCGCCTACCCCATGACGCGGCACGGCTGGGGGCGTCTTACCCGCCTGCTCACCACCGGCAATCGCCGCGCGCAAAAGGGTGATTGCATATTGCGCATCGAGGATCTGCTGCATTTCCATCAGGACCTGCTGCTGATCGTGATGCCCCCGGCGACGCGCGAAACTTTGCAAATCCTTAACGCGATATTTGCCAACCGGCTGTGGCTCGGGGCGGTGATGCCGCGCGGGGGCCGCGACGCGCGCGAACTGGCGGCGGCACGCGAGCTGGCGACGGCGAACGGCCTCCCGCTGATTGCGCTCAATGACACTTTCTATGCCACACCCGAAGCGCGCCCGCTGCACGACATCCTCACCGCGACGCGCCTCAAGACCACGGTGCAGGCCGCCGGACGCAGCCTTGCCGCCAATGCCGAGCGCCATCTCAAATCCCCACGCGAAATGGCACGACTGTTCGCCGCTGCACCCGAAGCGCTCGCCGAAATCCCCGGCTTCCTCGCCCGCATCGCCTTCACGCTCGACGATCTGCGCTACGAATATCCGCACGAGCCCGTCCCGCCCGGCTATACCCCGCAGGGCTGGCTCACCGAGCTGGTCCACACCCATGCCGCGCAGCAATGGCCCGAAGGCATGCCGCCCAAACTCGCCGCACTGATCGACGAAGAACTGGGCATTATCGGCGAGGCCAATTACGCCGCCTATTTCCTCACCGTCCACGACATCGTCCGCTTCGCGCAGAGCCAGGGCATCTTGTGTCAGGGGCGCGGGTCGGCGGCCAATTCGGCGGTCTGTTACGTGCTGGGCATCACTGCGGTCGACCCGGCCGAGCACAACCTGCTCTTCTCCCGCTTCATTTCGCCCGAGCGCAAGGAGCCGCCCGATATCGACGTCGATTTCGAGCATGAGCGGCGCGAGGAAGTGATGCAGTATGTGTACAAGCGCTATGGCCGCCATCGCGCCGGGATCGCCGCGACCGTGATTCATTACCGCCCGCGCAGCGCTGTGCGCGAAGTGGGCAAGGCGCTGGGACTGAGCGAGGACGTCACCACGCGCCTCGCGAGCATGGTGTGGGGCAGCTATGCCTCGCAATATGAGCGCGAGCGGGTGGTCGAAGCCGGCCTCGATCCCGACAATCCCGAGATCGCGCGCGTCAATCATTTCGTCGGCGCGATCCTCAACTTCCCGCGTCACTTGTCGCAGCATGTCGGCGGCTTCGTGCTGACACAGGACCGGCTCGATGAAACCGTGCCGATCCACAATGCCGCGATGGAGGACCGCACCTTCATCGAATGGGACAAGGACGATATCGACGCGCTGGGACTGATGAAGGTCGATGTCCTCGCGCTGGGAATGCTGACATGTATTCGGAAAGCGTTCGAGTTGATCGATGGGGTGCGGCGCCCTGCCCAATACGCCCCCACGTCCGTTTGCGCTGAGCCTGTCGAAGGGCAAACGGGCCGAGGGGCTGGTAAATTCCGGGGAGAAGCCCGCCCCCTCACGCTCCAGAACATCCCCGACCACGCCCTCGATGTCTACGAAATGCTCCAGAAGGGCGACAGCATCGGCGTGTTCCAGGTCGAAAGCCGCGCGCAGATGAACATGCTGCCGCGCCTGCGCCCCGAAGAATTTTACGACCTCGTCATCCAGGTCGCGATCGTGCGGCCCGGGCCGATCCAGGGCGATATGGTCCACCCCTATCTGCGGCGGCGGCAGGGGCGCGAGAAAGTCGATTTCCCTTCGCCCAACCCGCCGCACGATCCCAACGAACTGCGCGCGCTGCTCGGCAAGACATTGGGCGTGCCGCTGTTCCAGGAGCAGGCGATGAAACTCGCCATCGCCGCCGCCGAATTCACGCCGTCCGAAGCCAATCAGCTGCGCCGCGCGATGGCTACCTTCCGCAATCTCGGTTCGATCGAAGTGTTTCGCGACAAGATGGTCGAGGGCATGGTCCGGCGCGGATACGAACGCGACTTCGCCGAACGCTGCTTCAAGCAGATCGAGGGATTCGGCAGCTATGGCTTCCCCGAAAGCCACGCCATCGCGTTCGGGCGGCTCGTCTGGGTCTCGGCCTATTTGAAGTGCCGCTATCCGGCGGTGTTCGCCGCCGCACTCCTCAATTCGCAGCCGATGGGATTCTATGCCCCCGCGCAGATCGTCCGCGACGCGCGCGAACATGGCGTCGAAGTGCGCGCCATCGATATCAACCACAGCCACTGGGACAATAGCATCGAGGATGGACCCAAGGGCGACGCGCTGCGGCTCGGCTTTCGCCAGATCACCGGGTTCAAGCAGGACTGGGCCGACGCCATCGCCGCGACGCGCCCGAATGGCAGCATCGAGCAGCTGGCGCGCGCAGCGCACCTGCCGCAACGTGCGCTACGGTTGCTGGCGGACGCCGACGCGCTGCGCTCGATCGGGCTCGACCGGCGCGAAGGGCTGTGGGAGGCGCGCCGCACCCCGCCCGACGAATTGCCGCTCTTCGCCGCCAGCAAGGCACGCGAGCTGGGGCAGGAACCCGAGGCCGCCCTCCCCGCCATGCCGTTATCGGAGCAAGTCGCGGCCGATTACCAGACGACGCGCCTGTCGCTGAAGGCGCATCCGATGTCGTTCCTGCGCCCGGTATTCGAGGCCGAACGCGTGCTGCCCTGCGCGGCACTAGCGCAGGCGAAAGGCGGTATGCGGGCAAAGGTGGCGGGCGTGGTGCTGGTGCGCCAGCGGCCGGGCAAGGGCAACGCAGTCTTCGTCACGCTCGAGGATGAAGGCGGTATCTGCAACGTCGTCATCTGGGCGCGCCTGTTCGAGCGCTATCGCCGCCAGATCATGGCATCGCGGCTGATGCTGGTCGAAGGCGAAGTGCAGAAAAGCCCCGAGGGTGTCATCCATCTGATGGCGCAGCGGGTGCATGACCGTACCGGCGAACTCGCCCGCCTCTCTGAAACACACCAGCCGCAGGTTCAGCTTTCGCGCGCCGATGTGTTCCAGAACCCACAGCATCCACGCAATGTGCGGATACTTCCCCGCTCCCGCGATTTTCATTGA
- a CDS encoding DUF6504 family protein — protein MSRLFSERRYLVAHLPFLPAERRIGASLAPPDAPFALVEKQRGAQRIVALSPAACALGLAPGMALADARARVPELGALPHDAGADARLLTRLVEACERYTPMVAADGADALLLDITGCCDALGLTESGIAQDLATRLARMGLQAITAIAATPDAALALARFGVDTVEALPVSALDLGEESHVALRRAGLRHIGDLAGRPRAPLAARFGTQLPVRLARLLGEEDRHITPHRVPPPVRVEARFAEPMASVAPLLDVVEGLAGQAEEQLTLRGEGGRAFDLALFRTDGHVARLSVACGAPLRDPKGVVRLFEERLESLADPLDPGFGYDMVVLAVARTEAMEARQGDLVEQARDPADLQALLDRLAVRFGAKRVRCFRPRDEHLPEYAAALAPVGAPRGEWDAPDPGGPPLRPIFLYDPPQRVTVIAEVPDGPPRHFTWQGRPYRVVRHEGPERIAYPWWRHPEGAGPTRDYYRVEDASGHRFWLFRHGLYGREKADPEWYLHGLFA, from the coding sequence GTGAGCAGGCTGTTTTCCGAGCGCCGCTATCTGGTGGCGCATCTGCCCTTCCTGCCGGCGGAACGGCGGATCGGCGCGTCTCTCGCGCCGCCTGACGCCCCGTTCGCGCTCGTCGAGAAACAGCGCGGCGCGCAACGCATCGTCGCGCTGAGCCCGGCCGCCTGCGCGCTCGGGCTGGCGCCGGGCATGGCGCTGGCCGATGCGCGCGCGCGAGTCCCCGAGCTCGGCGCGCTGCCGCATGATGCGGGGGCCGATGCGCGGCTGCTCACCCGGCTGGTAGAGGCATGCGAGCGGTACACGCCGATGGTCGCGGCGGACGGCGCGGACGCGCTGCTGCTCGACATTACCGGCTGCTGCGATGCGCTGGGCCTGACCGAAAGCGGCATCGCACAGGATCTGGCCACCCGGCTCGCGCGAATGGGGTTGCAAGCAATCACCGCCATCGCCGCCACCCCCGATGCCGCGCTGGCGCTGGCACGCTTCGGCGTCGACACTGTCGAAGCCCTCCCTGTTTCCGCGCTCGATCTCGGCGAGGAAAGCCATGTCGCGCTCCGCCGCGCCGGATTGCGCCATATCGGCGATCTCGCGGGGCGCCCGCGCGCGCCGCTTGCCGCGCGGTTCGGGACACAATTGCCAGTGCGGCTCGCGCGGCTGCTCGGCGAAGAGGATCGCCATATCACCCCGCATCGCGTGCCGCCGCCGGTGCGCGTCGAGGCGCGCTTCGCCGAACCGATGGCGAGCGTCGCGCCGTTGCTCGATGTCGTCGAAGGGCTCGCCGGGCAGGCCGAAGAACAACTCACGCTGCGCGGCGAAGGCGGGCGGGCATTCGACCTCGCGCTGTTCCGCACCGACGGCCATGTCGCGCGGCTCTCGGTCGCGTGCGGCGCGCCGCTGCGCGATCCCAAGGGGGTGGTGCGGTTGTTCGAGGAAAGGCTCGAATCGCTCGCCGATCCGCTCGACCCAGGCTTCGGCTACGACATGGTCGTGCTGGCAGTGGCGCGGACCGAAGCGATGGAGGCGCGGCAAGGAGACCTGGTCGAGCAGGCGCGAGATCCGGCGGACCTTCAGGCCCTGCTCGATCGTCTGGCAGTGCGCTTCGGCGCCAAACGCGTGCGCTGTTTCCGCCCGCGCGACGAGCACCTCCCCGAATATGCCGCCGCGCTAGCCCCGGTCGGCGCGCCGCGCGGCGAGTGGGATGCCCCGGACCCCGGCGGGCCGCCGCTGCGCCCGATCTTTCTTTACGATCCGCCGCAGCGCGTGACGGTGATCGCCGAAGTCCCCGACGGCCCCCCGCGCCACTTCACCTGGCAGGGTCGCCCCTATCGCGTCGTCCGCCACGAAGGGCCGGAACGGATCGCCTATCCCTGGTGGCGCCATCCTGAAGGCGCCGGGCCGACGCGCGATTATTATCGGGTCGAGGACGCGAGCGGTCACCGTTTCTGGCTGTTCCGCCACGGCCTCTATGGCCGCGAAAAGGCGGACCCTGAGTGGTATCTGCACGGGCTGTTCGCATGA
- a CDS encoding ImuA family protein: protein MFDSPAVQTGWKQARALRESEVRAFGVPDVDRWLQGGLRRDGLHEFYGAGGEDKGAAVAMALLLGGGQCTRETPLLWLRIADRRQRAAPYGPGLAAMGVDPDAIILTRLPDLPALLKAAADSVRHGAPGAVLLEIDGRAPQWDLTASRRLTLAAERTDTMVLVVRGDAQPGASAAHSRWQVASAASSPLPANAPGNPVFDMRLLRQRGGREGLHVQLEWDREQAVFRAPLSGGASALPAGGTADRRVSRAA, encoded by the coding sequence ATGTTCGATTCGCCCGCTGTCCAAACCGGCTGGAAACAGGCCCGCGCGCTGCGCGAAAGCGAAGTCCGCGCATTTGGCGTGCCCGATGTCGACCGCTGGCTGCAGGGCGGGTTGCGGCGCGACGGGCTGCACGAATTCTACGGTGCCGGAGGCGAGGACAAGGGCGCGGCGGTCGCGATGGCGCTGCTGCTCGGCGGCGGACAATGCACGCGCGAAACACCGCTGCTGTGGCTGCGCATCGCCGACCGCAGGCAACGCGCGGCGCCCTATGGCCCCGGCCTCGCCGCGATGGGAGTCGATCCCGACGCCATCATCCTGACCCGGCTCCCCGACCTGCCCGCACTGCTGAAGGCCGCGGCGGACAGCGTGCGCCACGGCGCACCCGGCGCGGTACTCCTCGAAATCGACGGCCGCGCGCCGCAATGGGACCTGACGGCCTCGCGGCGGCTGACGCTGGCGGCCGAGCGCACCGACACGATGGTGCTGGTGGTGCGCGGCGATGCGCAGCCGGGGGCAAGCGCGGCGCACAGCCGCTGGCAGGTGGCGAGCGCGGCTTCGAGCCCCCTCCCCGCCAATGCACCGGGCAATCCGGTGTTCGACATGCGCCTGCTGCGCCAGCGCGGCGGGCGCGAGGGGCTGCATGTGCAACTGGAATGGGACCGTGAGCAGGCTGTTTTCCGAGCGCCGCTATCTGGTGGCGCATCTGCCCTTCCTGCCGGCGGAACGGCGGATCGGCGCGTCTCTCGCGCCGCCTGA
- a CDS encoding BCCT family transporter: protein MNSDSTGPAADPGFNPVVFYGAVALIGALIIFAFVNASEASTIFQAIQDGATDNFGWLLVFTVNILLVLCGILAFSRFGHIRLGGQEAKPEFSTATWFAMLFSAGMGIGLLFYGVAEPVTHFANPPSTFFSNPEAHASRGFAANAQHAMGVTFLHWGLHAWGIYAIIALALAYASFNRGMPLSIGGFLQAAFPRIPNLLVDLIDVLAITATVCGVAASLGFGASQINAGLTILAGIPDNAPTKFVLIVVITALATTSVAFGLNKGIKRLSEINMVLALVLAVFVFVVGPTVFLLDGFIQNIGYYVQRFIYLSTWTETYSPENWQGGWTIFYYAWWVSWSPFVGIFIARISFGRTVREFIAGVLLVPSLVTFIWMTVFGDSALYIEMFGAGGLAEAVSKSMPDALFAFLAHYPLATIASWLAVVIIATFFVTSADSGALVTAMIASGGHHHASFVSRVTWAITIGLLAAALLWAGGLGALQTAAIVTGLPFALVLLLMAAGLYRMLDTEHRQLVRAQAL, encoded by the coding sequence GTGAATTCTGACTCCACCGGGCCAGCAGCCGATCCCGGATTCAATCCGGTCGTTTTCTACGGCGCCGTGGCGCTGATCGGCGCGCTGATCATATTCGCATTCGTCAACGCCTCTGAGGCATCGACCATATTCCAGGCGATACAGGACGGCGCCACCGACAATTTCGGATGGCTGCTGGTCTTCACGGTCAATATCCTCCTGGTTTTATGTGGTATTCTGGCATTCAGCAGGTTCGGCCACATCCGTCTGGGCGGGCAGGAAGCAAAGCCCGAATTTTCCACGGCGACCTGGTTCGCAATGCTGTTTTCCGCCGGCATGGGCATCGGCCTGCTCTTCTATGGCGTCGCCGAACCGGTGACTCATTTCGCCAATCCGCCCTCGACATTCTTTTCGAACCCAGAGGCCCATGCTTCCCGCGGGTTTGCCGCCAACGCCCAGCACGCGATGGGCGTCACCTTCCTTCACTGGGGGCTGCATGCCTGGGGCATTTACGCGATCATCGCGCTCGCGCTTGCCTATGCCTCGTTCAATCGCGGCATGCCGCTCAGCATCGGCGGCTTCCTCCAGGCCGCCTTTCCCAGGATCCCCAATCTGCTGGTCGATCTGATCGACGTGCTGGCGATCACCGCAACGGTGTGCGGCGTTGCCGCCTCGCTTGGTTTCGGCGCGTCGCAAATCAATGCCGGACTGACCATCCTGGCCGGGATTCCCGATAACGCACCGACCAAATTCGTGCTGATCGTGGTGATCACCGCGCTGGCGACGACATCGGTGGCATTCGGCCTGAACAAGGGCATCAAGCGGCTGTCCGAAATCAACATGGTGCTCGCGCTGGTGCTGGCGGTGTTCGTGTTCGTCGTCGGCCCGACGGTGTTCCTGCTCGACGGCTTCATCCAGAATATCGGCTATTACGTCCAGCGTTTCATCTATCTGTCGACCTGGACCGAAACCTACAGCCCGGAAAACTGGCAGGGCGGCTGGACGATTTTCTATTATGCCTGGTGGGTCAGCTGGTCCCCCTTCGTCGGCATCTTCATCGCACGCATTTCCTTTGGCCGCACGGTGCGCGAATTCATCGCCGGCGTACTGCTCGTTCCGTCGCTGGTCACTTTCATCTGGATGACCGTGTTCGGTGACAGCGCACTCTATATCGAGATGTTCGGTGCAGGCGGTCTGGCCGAGGCGGTATCGAAGAGCATGCCCGACGCCCTGTTCGCCTTCCTCGCCCATTACCCGCTGGCGACAATCGCCTCGTGGCTGGCGGTGGTCATCATCGCCACCTTCTTCGTCACTTCGGCGGATTCGGGCGCATTGGTGACGGCGATGATCGCATCGGGCGGCCATCACCACGCCAGCTTCGTTTCGCGCGTTACCTGGGCGATCACGATCGGCCTGCTCGCGGCCGCACTGCTTTGGGCTGGCGGTCTCGGTGCCCTGCAGACCGCCGCGATCGTCACCGGCCTGCCCTTTGCGCTGGTCCTGCTGCTGATGGCTGCCGGGTTGTACCGGATGCTCGACACCGAACATCGCCAGCTGGTGCGCGCTCAGGCGCTCTGA
- a CDS encoding TonB-dependent receptor, whose protein sequence is MNKLNATVSTVALLACFATPAAAQDATGAQDTTASQRTGGVQTIVVTATKRDENLQDVPIAVQALGGEQLDQLGVANFQDYLTELPNVTAGGGGPGQNTIYIRGLASTTPNLTTAGVAGLAPNVSLYLDEQPLSQPGRNLDVYAADLSRIEVLSGPQGTLFGASSQAGVIRMITNEPILGEFSGSGKAGVAFTKDGEMSANAEAVLNVPVTPTLAVRGVVYLDHQGGYIDNVAGTRDASESARFRDTGTVRYNGVPVKLPYAAGGRGGIQEGADLSGVNFIEANNAGLVQDNINDTTYSGFRVTALWEVTPDWSIKVAHTRQGLDSDGVFFEDPTLGDLEIQRFEQDRLEDDFSNTAWTVEGRLGALDIVYTGAYTDRETDQRVDYSDYLFVGQYLPYYICDGSVSYPGGAPSGTCQAPNLFVTSKSDTTKFTQELRFNTPQESRFRVTAGGFYSNLVLKERNDFHYPGSQYVETFTPGVYGFAPNYPFTTGYTSDPGPFPAGVIFRNDVKRTDEQFGLFGEASFDVVPEFLTATFGMRYYDVDVDLEGSANSSFCNLSGPNGSDPNGYGTDISDLYNGDGSYTDIGNCGPHTTYTEADITPATDPRIVAAINAPDTAHADGFIFKGTLTMTPAEGLLFYATYSEGFRPGLLNRPGGAQGPNGYTVPFAVATDEVANYEIGWKTQLFDNQLVFNGSAFYVDISKLQTTIFDPGIVNLFFSDNAADAEIWGVEGEITYAPYTMPGLTVSAAFSFLDTEITEVLTPTGDVHVGDSLAYAPEFQGNLRVRYEWDVSPDLTAHVMPTMAHSASKYTDIIDINRLQLDSWTTFGLSAGVSSYDGWRFEIYGENITDERAQLSGDFYYDRPRVVMNRPLTVGMRVGYDF, encoded by the coding sequence ATGAACAAGCTCAACGCAACCGTCTCCACGGTTGCCCTGCTCGCCTGTTTCGCAACGCCTGCCGCCGCGCAGGATGCGACCGGCGCGCAGGATACCACCGCTTCGCAGCGCACCGGCGGCGTGCAGACGATCGTCGTCACCGCCACCAAGCGCGATGAGAACCTGCAGGATGTTCCGATCGCGGTGCAGGCGCTTGGCGGTGAACAGCTTGACCAGCTCGGCGTCGCCAATTTCCAAGACTATCTCACCGAACTGCCGAACGTCACGGCGGGCGGCGGCGGCCCCGGGCAGAACACCATCTATATCCGCGGCCTCGCCTCGACCACGCCGAACCTGACGACGGCGGGCGTCGCCGGCCTCGCGCCGAACGTGTCGCTCTATCTCGACGAACAGCCGCTTTCGCAGCCGGGCCGTAATCTCGACGTCTATGCCGCCGACCTTTCGCGCATCGAAGTGCTGTCGGGGCCGCAGGGCACGCTGTTCGGCGCCAGCTCGCAGGCCGGCGTGATCCGCATGATCACCAACGAGCCGATTCTCGGCGAGTTCTCGGGCAGCGGCAAGGCCGGCGTCGCCTTCACCAAGGACGGTGAGATGAGCGCCAATGCCGAAGCGGTGCTGAACGTGCCGGTGACGCCGACGCTGGCGGTGCGCGGTGTCGTCTATCTCGACCATCAGGGCGGTTATATCGACAATGTCGCGGGAACGCGCGACGCTTCGGAAAGCGCGCGTTTCCGTGATACGGGCACGGTCCGCTACAATGGCGTGCCGGTGAAGCTTCCCTATGCCGCCGGCGGCCGCGGCGGCATTCAGGAAGGTGCCGATCTTTCGGGCGTCAACTTCATCGAAGCCAACAATGCCGGCCTGGTTCAGGACAATATCAACGACACCACCTATTCGGGCTTCCGCGTCACGGCGCTGTGGGAAGTGACGCCCGACTGGTCGATCAAGGTCGCGCACACGCGGCAGGGCCTCGATTCGGACGGTGTCTTCTTCGAGGATCCGACGCTGGGCGACCTCGAAATCCAGCGTTTCGAGCAGGACCGGCTCGAGGATGACTTCTCGAACACCGCATGGACCGTCGAAGGCCGCCTCGGCGCGCTCGATATCGTCTACACCGGTGCCTATACCGATCGCGAGACCGATCAGCGGGTCGACTATTCCGACTATCTCTTCGTCGGCCAGTATCTGCCCTATTATATCTGCGACGGATCGGTTTCCTATCCGGGCGGCGCGCCGTCGGGCACCTGCCAGGCGCCCAACCTGTTCGTGACATCCAAGTCGGATACGACCAAATTCACGCAGGAGCTGCGCTTCAACACCCCGCAGGAATCGCGTTTCCGCGTTACCGCCGGCGGCTTCTATTCGAACCTGGTGCTCAAGGAGCGCAATGATTTCCACTATCCCGGTTCGCAATATGTCGAAACCTTCACCCCGGGCGTGTACGGCTTCGCGCCCAATTATCCGTTCACCACAGGGTACACCTCGGACCCGGGTCCCTTCCCGGCGGGCGTCATCTTCCGCAACGACGTGAAGCGCACCGACGAGCAGTTCGGTCTGTTCGGCGAGGCATCGTTCGATGTCGTCCCGGAATTCCTCACCGCCACCTTCGGCATGCGTTACTATGACGTAGACGTCGATCTGGAAGGCAGTGCGAACAGCAGCTTCTGTAATCTGTCCGGTCCCAATGGTTCCGATCCCAACGGATACGGCACCGACATCAGCGACCTATACAATGGTGATGGCAGCTATACCGACATCGGCAATTGCGGCCCGCACACCACCTACACCGAAGCCGATATTACGCCCGCGACTGACCCGCGGATCGTCGCCGCGATCAACGCGCCGGATACGGCGCACGCCGATGGCTTCATCTTCAAGGGTACGCTGACGATGACGCCGGCCGAAGGGCTGCTCTTCTATGCGACCTATTCGGAAGGTTTCCGTCCGGGTCTGCTCAACCGTCCGGGCGGTGCGCAGGGCCCCAACGGCTATACCGTCCCCTTCGCCGTCGCGACCGACGAAGTGGCGAACTATGAAATCGGCTGGAAGACGCAGCTTTTCGATAATCAGCTCGTGTTCAACGGCAGCGCCTTTTATGTCGACATCTCGAAGCTGCAGACGACGATCTTCGATCCGGGCATCGTGAACCTGTTCTTCTCGGACAATGCGGCCGACGCGGAAATCTGGGGTGTTGAGGGTGAAATCACCTATGCGCCGTATACAATGCCGGGTCTGACGGTTTCGGCGGCCTTCTCGTTCCTCGATACCGAGATTACCGAGGTGCTGACGCCCACCGGCGACGTGCATGTCGGCGACAGCCTCGCCTATGCGCCGGAATTCCAGGGCAATCTGCGCGTTCGGTACGAATGGGACGTGTCGCCCGACCTGACGGCGCACGTCATGCCGACGATGGCGCATTCGGCTTCGAAATATACTGACATCATCGACATCAATCGCCTGCAGCTCGACAGCTGGACGACCTTCGGCCTGTCGGCCGGCGTGTCCTCCTATGATGGCTGGCGCTTCGAAATCTACGGTGAGAACATCACCGACGAGCGCGCCCAGCTGAGCGGCGACTTCTACTACGATCGCCCGCGCGTCGTGATGAATCGCCCGCTGACGGTGGGCATGCGCGTCGGATATGATTTCTGA